One genomic region from Candidatus Binatia bacterium encodes:
- the gcvH gene encoding glycine cleavage system protein GcvH: MALPGDLLYSKEHEWAKVEGDVATIGVTDYAQSALGDIVYVELPKVGAQIDQFGNVGVVESVKAVSDLFTPLSGEVVAVNEALEADPAAVNREPYGAGWLLRVRLRDPDETAKLLSPAEYEEIATD; this comes from the coding sequence GTGGCGTTACCGGGGGATCTGCTCTACAGCAAGGAGCACGAATGGGCGAAGGTCGAGGGCGACGTGGCGACGATCGGGGTGACGGATTACGCGCAGAGCGCGCTCGGCGATATCGTCTACGTCGAGCTGCCGAAGGTCGGCGCGCAGATCGATCAGTTCGGCAACGTGGGCGTCGTCGAGTCGGTGAAGGCGGTCTCGGATCTCTTCACGCCGCTCTCCGGCGAGGTCGTCGCGGTTAACGAGGCGCTCGAGGCCGATCCCGCCGCCGTCAATCGCGAGCCGTACGGCGCAGGCTGGTTGTTGCGCGTTCGCTTGCGCGATCCTGACGAGACCGCAAAGCTCCTCTCGCCGGCAGAGTACGAAGAGATCGCGACCGATTGA
- a CDS encoding fused MFS/spermidine synthase: MPKTREWHWYVEEFSPAERHHHAVDELLYSGRSDFQQVAVLRSPVFGKMLVLDGDTQSAQADERIYHETLVHPALAGAPGASEVLVIGGGEGATLREALRSPRVKRCTMVDIDGLVVELSKKHLPEWSAGAFDDPRARVIVGDALEFLQSNEDRYGVVISDLTEPLADSPSNPLFNDGVFRLIKSRLAGGGVYVLQASTAAVHNAALHCKMARTLRKHYEHVVSFTTHVPAFDTEWAFLACSDAVDLARLDREAIEAHCAALRGESFFYDAITHERLFALPLFLRRMLAAGGDTF; encoded by the coding sequence ATGCCGAAGACGAGAGAGTGGCACTGGTACGTCGAGGAGTTCTCGCCCGCCGAGCGGCACCATCACGCCGTAGACGAGCTCCTCTACTCCGGCCGCTCGGATTTCCAGCAGGTCGCCGTGCTGCGCTCGCCGGTCTTCGGTAAGATGCTCGTCCTCGACGGCGATACGCAGAGCGCGCAGGCCGACGAACGGATCTACCACGAGACGCTCGTCCATCCGGCGCTGGCCGGCGCCCCGGGCGCAAGCGAAGTGCTCGTCATCGGCGGCGGCGAGGGCGCGACGCTCCGGGAAGCCCTGCGCTCGCCCCGCGTGAAGCGCTGCACGATGGTGGATATCGACGGGCTCGTCGTCGAGCTTTCGAAGAAGCATCTGCCCGAGTGGTCGGCCGGAGCGTTCGACGACCCGCGGGCGCGCGTGATCGTCGGCGACGCGCTCGAGTTTCTCCAATCGAACGAGGATCGGTACGGCGTCGTCATCTCCGATCTCACCGAGCCGCTGGCCGACTCGCCGAGCAATCCGCTCTTCAACGACGGCGTCTTCCGGCTGATCAAGTCGCGCCTCGCCGGGGGCGGCGTCTACGTGCTGCAGGCGTCGACCGCGGCCGTCCACAATGCGGCGCTCCACTGCAAGATGGCGCGCACGCTGCGCAAGCATTACGAACACGTCGTCTCCTTCACGACGCACGTGCCCGCGTTCGATACCGAGTGGGCATTCCTCGCCTGCAGCGACGCGGTCGATCTCGCGCGGCTCGACCGCGAAGCAATCGAGGCCCATTGCGCGGCGCTGCGCGGCGAGAGTTTCTTTTACGATGCGATCACGCACGAACGGCTCTTCGCGCTGCCGCTCTTCCTGCGCCGGATGCTTGCGGCCGGCGGGGATACGTTCTGA
- a CDS encoding PaaI family thioesterase, which produces MTTDFSHAPRAWEKEKSNFVALLDLKLESVEHGRAVMRMPYRDEVANGTGAVHGGAIVSLCDTVFYVALASIYGRDQETTTVALQCNFLAPARPPHDLVAEAKVLRAGRRIVYGEVYVRSGEKIVAHATLDFLNSYPDEKPKRVSP; this is translated from the coding sequence ATGACGACTGACTTTTCGCACGCACCGCGTGCCTGGGAGAAAGAGAAGAGCAACTTCGTCGCGCTCTTGGATCTGAAGCTCGAGAGCGTTGAGCACGGTAGGGCCGTCATGCGCATGCCCTACCGCGACGAGGTCGCCAACGGGACGGGCGCGGTTCACGGCGGCGCGATCGTCAGCCTCTGCGACACGGTCTTCTACGTGGCGCTCGCCTCGATCTACGGCCGCGATCAAGAGACGACGACCGTCGCCCTCCAGTGCAACTTCCTCGCGCCGGCGCGTCCGCCCCACGATCTCGTCGCCGAAGCGAAAGTCCTGCGCGCCGGGCGCCGGATCGTCTACGGTGAGGTCTACGTCCGCAGCGGCGAGAAGATTGTCGCGCACGCGACGCTGGACTTCCTCAACTCCTACCCCGACGAAAAGCCAAAGCGAGTCTCGCCCTGA
- the gcvT gene encoding glycine cleavage system aminomethyltransferase GcvT: protein MKRTALYDDHVRAGARLVPFGGFEMPVQYSGILKEHDAVRARAGLFDLSHMGQFWLTGDDVASWADGLTINAVATMKPQQARYNIFCNDDGGAHDDTIFYRLDDGWLLVVNASNAGKMWAHLNAYLPNGGVALENRHGTHALVAIQGPRSVEMLQPHADVDLAAMRYYFCARGNVNGSPALIARTGYTGEDGFELFVRNEDAPHLWEALLRDHGEEGLVPCGLGARDVLRLEAGMPLYGHELTEEITPVQAGLTWAIKLDKPHFIGKEALARQSELGEYSRIVGLVMDGRAPAREGYRVLLDGESVGSIRSGSIAPSVGNKSVATALVAPKAATVGTRLEVEIRGTLHGATVAPLPFYKRAK from the coding sequence GTGAAACGCACGGCGCTCTACGACGATCACGTGCGGGCGGGCGCCCGGCTCGTGCCATTCGGCGGTTTCGAGATGCCCGTGCAGTACTCGGGGATCCTCAAGGAGCACGACGCCGTGCGCGCGCGCGCGGGGCTCTTCGATCTCTCCCACATGGGGCAGTTCTGGCTGACCGGCGACGACGTCGCGAGTTGGGCCGACGGGCTGACGATCAACGCGGTCGCGACGATGAAGCCGCAGCAGGCGCGCTACAATATCTTCTGCAACGACGACGGCGGCGCGCACGACGACACGATCTTCTATCGGCTCGACGACGGCTGGCTGCTCGTCGTCAACGCGTCGAACGCCGGCAAGATGTGGGCGCACCTCAATGCCTACCTTCCCAACGGCGGCGTCGCGCTCGAGAATCGGCACGGCACCCACGCGCTCGTCGCGATCCAGGGGCCGCGCTCGGTAGAGATGCTCCAGCCGCACGCCGACGTGGATCTCGCGGCGATGCGCTATTACTTCTGCGCGCGCGGGAACGTGAACGGTTCGCCGGCGCTCATCGCCCGCACCGGTTATACCGGCGAGGACGGCTTCGAGCTCTTCGTCCGAAACGAGGATGCGCCGCACCTCTGGGAGGCGCTGCTGCGCGATCACGGCGAGGAGGGACTGGTGCCGTGCGGCCTCGGCGCTCGCGACGTCCTGCGTCTCGAGGCTGGGATGCCGCTCTACGGACACGAGCTGACGGAAGAGATCACGCCGGTTCAGGCGGGGCTGACCTGGGCGATCAAACTCGACAAGCCGCACTTCATCGGCAAAGAGGCGCTCGCGCGGCAGAGCGAGCTTGGAGAGTACTCGCGCATCGTGGGGCTCGTCATGGACGGCCGCGCGCCGGCTCGCGAGGGATATCGCGTCTTGCTCGACGGAGAGAGCGTCGGCTCGATTCGAAGCGGCTCGATCGCGCCGTCGGTCGGAAACAAGAGCGTCGCGACCGCGCTCGTCGCGCCGAAGGCCGCAACGGTCGGGACGCGGCTCGAGGTCGAAATTCGCGGCACGCTGCACGGCGCGACGGTCGCGCCGCTGCCGTTCTATAAACGCGCGAAGTAA